The region CCGTCGCAGGATTCCGGATACGTGAAAAGCAAGAGGCCGGGGGATGCCCATGGAAGGGACATGAACCCCGGCCTCCGGTTTATCCGGTCAGCACGGATGAGATGATTGATCGTTGTTTAATAAAGTTGCAAGCGGAACCCCGTTGCAGCCGTTTGAGGATTAAATCCCGCCGCCGTCCACATACCCGACCTTGTTGAGCCGGATCTTCTCGCTCTTGTCCACCTGGATCACCCGGCCGTCCTGCACCACCAGGGTCACCGTGCCGAAACGGAT is a window of Oryzomonas sagensis DNA encoding:
- a CDS encoding YezD family protein, which encodes MAAPTPEPWSRDLEQVVREALSSIRFGTVTLVVQDGRVIQVDKSEKIRLNKVGYVDGGGI